The Halobacterium litoreum genome includes a region encoding these proteins:
- a CDS encoding ABC transporter ATP-binding protein, with translation MPQTPRTPDETPEETRAVVDEDPVADAALFGTDIELGYGDGAVVDCEDIVVPEGEVTALVGPNGSGKSTLLKGFSAELEPDPGTVLLDGEDVHERPPKELARDLGLLSQENDAPGGLSVEQLISHGRYPHRGFLDPMGEDDEAAVERAIDLAGIDHLRDAALSELSGGQKQLAFVAMTLAQDTDVLLLDEPTTYLDLHHQLRVMEVVRTLNEERDVTVCVVLHDLQQAARFADYLVALDDGSVYDWGPPEDVVTEDLLADVFGVDAAVSYDDEPRIVPRRALD, from the coding sequence ATGCCACAGACACCACGCACACCCGACGAGACGCCCGAAGAGACGCGCGCCGTCGTCGACGAGGACCCCGTCGCGGACGCCGCGCTGTTCGGCACCGACATCGAACTCGGCTACGGCGACGGCGCGGTCGTGGACTGCGAGGACATCGTCGTCCCGGAAGGAGAGGTCACCGCGCTCGTCGGCCCGAACGGCTCCGGGAAGTCGACGCTCCTCAAGGGGTTCTCCGCCGAACTCGAACCCGACCCCGGCACCGTCCTGCTCGACGGCGAGGACGTCCACGAGCGTCCGCCGAAGGAACTCGCGCGCGACCTCGGCCTGCTCTCCCAGGAGAACGACGCCCCGGGCGGCCTCAGCGTCGAACAGTTGATTTCCCACGGGCGCTATCCTCACCGGGGATTCCTCGACCCGATGGGCGAGGACGACGAGGCCGCTGTCGAGCGCGCCATCGACCTCGCGGGCATCGACCACCTCCGGGACGCCGCGCTCTCGGAACTCTCGGGCGGCCAGAAGCAACTCGCGTTCGTCGCGATGACGCTCGCCCAGGACACCGACGTCCTCCTGCTGGACGAGCCGACGACGTATCTCGACTTGCACCACCAACTCCGCGTCATGGAGGTCGTCCGGACGCTCAACGAGGAACGCGACGTGACGGTCTGTGTCGTGCTCCACGACCTCCAGCAGGCGGCGCGGTTCGCGGACTACCTCGTCGCGCTAGACGACGGGTCGGTGTACGACTGGGGGCCGCCCGAGGACGTGGTGACCGAGGACCTGCTCGCGGACGTGTTCGGCGTCGACGCCGCCGTCAGTTACGACGACGAACCCCGCATCGTGCCGCGGCGCGCACTCGACTGA
- a CDS encoding FecCD family ABC transporter permease — MTDDHSSPRSRKLAAIAPEFDATLLGIAATSMALVFVSAVVQVRYGAYNMPIETAVRALFDEKVLTNPEILATIVLGENAARFFGIYADLSVLSNATVVVWTIRLPRVVVAAFVGLNLAISGAIFQAITRNELASPYILGVSSGAGVAVVATLVLSLGTYYLPVAAVAGGTLAFLLVYAVAWRGGTTPVRLVLAGVVVATIFNSLQTGMFYFIESNGVMRTAVAWLAGSLTGVNWTEVRLVAIPTLFVVPASVLAARHLDVLLLGERTARSLGMSVERLRFGLSALAIVAASAAVAVAGLVEFVGLVVPHVVRLFVGSDYKRLITGCLFAGPALVVVADVIARLGLPGTQVPVGVVTGLIGGPYFLLLLRRAVDFNEF, encoded by the coding sequence ATGACAGACGACCACTCCTCGCCACGGTCGCGCAAACTGGCCGCCATCGCGCCCGAGTTCGACGCCACGCTCCTCGGCATCGCCGCCACGAGCATGGCCCTCGTCTTCGTCTCGGCGGTCGTGCAAGTGCGGTACGGCGCCTACAACATGCCCATCGAGACGGCCGTGCGCGCGCTCTTCGACGAGAAAGTGCTCACCAACCCCGAGATTCTCGCCACCATCGTCCTCGGCGAGAACGCGGCGCGATTCTTCGGTATTTACGCCGACCTCTCGGTGCTCTCGAACGCCACCGTCGTCGTCTGGACCATCCGCCTCCCCCGGGTCGTCGTCGCCGCTTTCGTCGGCCTCAACCTCGCCATCTCCGGCGCCATTTTCCAAGCCATCACCCGGAACGAACTCGCCAGCCCCTACATCCTCGGCGTCTCTTCCGGCGCCGGCGTCGCCGTCGTCGCGACGCTCGTTCTCTCGCTGGGCACGTACTACCTCCCGGTGGCCGCCGTCGCCGGCGGTACGCTCGCCTTCCTCCTCGTGTACGCCGTCGCGTGGCGCGGCGGCACCACGCCCGTCCGCCTCGTGCTCGCGGGCGTCGTCGTCGCGACCATCTTCAACAGCCTCCAGACGGGGATGTTCTACTTCATCGAGAGCAACGGCGTAATGCGCACCGCCGTCGCGTGGCTCGCCGGCTCCCTCACCGGCGTGAACTGGACGGAAGTCCGCCTCGTCGCCATCCCCACGCTGTTCGTCGTGCCAGCCTCGGTACTCGCCGCGCGCCACCTCGACGTCCTCCTGCTCGGCGAACGCACCGCGCGCTCGCTCGGCATGAGCGTCGAACGCCTCCGGTTCGGGCTGTCGGCGCTCGCCATCGTCGCCGCCTCCGCCGCCGTCGCCGTCGCCGGCCTCGTGGAGTTCGTCGGCCTCGTCGTGCCCCACGTCGTCCGCCTGTTCGTCGGCAGCGACTACAAGCGCCTCATCACCGGCTGCCTGTTCGCCGGGCCGGCGCTCGTCGTTGTGGCGGACGTCATTGCCCGCCTCGGCCTCCCCGGCACACAGGTCCCGGTCGGCGTCGTCACCGGCCTCATCGGCGGCCCGTACTTCCTCCTGTTGCTCCGCCGCGCGGTCGACTTCAACGAGTTCTGA
- a CDS encoding RPA12/RPB9/RPC11 RNA polymerase family protein, protein MRFCDGCGSMMRTEGDTWVCGACGNEEHRDSQAEAAMTTQNGQQDDGTPAVADATQDSSETMQEPCPADDCDSDRADYEMIPKPGGSYEVRLFTCVECGHKWRDS, encoded by the coding sequence ATGAGATTCTGTGACGGGTGCGGCTCGATGATGCGCACGGAGGGCGACACGTGGGTGTGTGGCGCCTGTGGGAACGAGGAGCACCGCGACTCGCAGGCAGAAGCGGCGATGACGACCCAGAACGGACAGCAGGACGACGGAACGCCTGCCGTGGCCGACGCGACCCAGGACTCCAGCGAGACGATGCAAGAGCCCTGTCCGGCGGACGACTGCGACAGCGACCGAGCCGACTACGAGATGATACCGAAACCGGGCGGCTCCTACGAAGTCCGGCTGTTCACCTGCGTCGAGTGCGGTCACAAGTGGCGCGACTCCTGA
- a CDS encoding decarboxylating 6-phosphogluconate dehydrogenase gives MELGVVGLGRMGRIVVDRCLDAGHDVVAFDIDADAREDAADAGATPADSLEALAAELGDEKRIWLMVPAGDPVDAALEELTPHLDADDVVVDGGNSHFEESTRRADEHDFAYLDCGTSGGPAGAELGFSLMVGGPEWAYDDLVPVFDAVATGPDGHDRMGPAGSGHYVKMVHNGVEYALMQTYGEGFELLHEGRYDLDLEAVARTWNNGAVIRSWLLELCEEAFREEGTDLGTVADHVAGGSTGTWTVQESLEQEVALPLIYQALAERFASRSSGDGEGRFSRRLANRLRYGFGRHEVARKE, from the coding sequence ATGGAACTCGGAGTCGTCGGCCTCGGCCGCATGGGGCGCATCGTCGTCGACCGCTGTCTCGACGCCGGCCACGACGTGGTGGCGTTCGACATCGACGCTGACGCGCGCGAGGACGCCGCGGACGCGGGCGCGACGCCAGCCGACTCGCTGGAAGCGCTCGCCGCGGAACTCGGCGACGAGAAGCGCATCTGGCTGATGGTGCCGGCGGGCGACCCCGTGGACGCCGCGCTGGAAGAACTCACACCGCATCTCGACGCCGACGACGTGGTGGTGGACGGGGGTAACAGCCACTTCGAGGAGTCGACGCGGCGCGCCGACGAACACGACTTCGCGTACCTCGACTGCGGCACCTCGGGGGGACCGGCGGGCGCCGAACTCGGCTTCTCCCTGATGGTCGGCGGGCCCGAGTGGGCGTACGACGACCTCGTGCCCGTCTTCGACGCCGTCGCCACCGGGCCGGACGGCCACGACCGCATGGGGCCGGCGGGCTCCGGGCACTACGTGAAGATGGTCCACAACGGCGTCGAGTACGCGCTCATGCAGACGTACGGTGAGGGGTTCGAACTCCTCCACGAGGGTCGCTACGACCTCGACCTGGAGGCCGTCGCGCGCACGTGGAACAACGGCGCAGTCATCCGGTCGTGGCTGCTGGAACTCTGCGAGGAGGCGTTCCGCGAGGAGGGCACCGACCTCGGCACCGTCGCCGACCACGTCGCCGGCGGCTCAACGGGCACGTGGACGGTCCAGGAGAGCCTCGAACAGGAGGTCGCGCTCCCCCTCATCTACCAGGCGCTCGCCGAGCGCTTCGCCTCGCGGTCCTCGGGCGACGGCGAGGGACGGTTCTCGCGGCGCCTCGCGAACCGGCTCCGGTACGGGTTCGGGCGGCACGAGGTCGCTCGGAAAGAGTGA
- a CDS encoding ABC transporter substrate-binding protein gives MQRRTFLKTGSSAALAALVAGCNSPNEGSSDDTSTETQAPTDTTEETTAAETTESEETTQTDASYSVSMTPVGEVTFESTPESIAPYMPGYADMLVALGHGDAIESVGQKGRFHTGPYEELDGVSVDESEMVDLIKQEISRETLLDIDPDLFLMDPNWLTNVFEMTGEDVSFLEERAAPFLGNTIFRRTDSWHDYDYYTLYGAFEKVAEIVQEQERYEAFKSFHDDYVGRVGEKVPSEGPRGALVWGGANNPKSFSPYHLSGEGANKKSFHDLNVRDVIANSDVEALSEGTRSKVDYETLLDLDPEVLFVRGHEGKSAEEFQNTVVSFMQDHEAASRITAVENGDVYRGGPIFMGPIQHLFLTERFATELYPDQFSGDLFDRDELAGIVTS, from the coding sequence ATGCAGCGACGCACGTTCCTCAAGACCGGCAGTTCGGCCGCACTCGCCGCCCTCGTCGCGGGCTGTAACAGCCCCAACGAGGGCAGTTCCGACGACACCAGCACCGAGACGCAGGCACCCACCGACACCACCGAGGAGACCACCGCAGCGGAGACCACCGAGAGCGAGGAGACCACGCAGACCGACGCCTCGTACTCCGTCTCGATGACCCCGGTCGGCGAAGTCACGTTCGAGTCGACGCCCGAGAGCATCGCGCCGTACATGCCCGGCTACGCCGACATGCTCGTCGCGCTCGGGCACGGCGACGCCATCGAGTCGGTCGGCCAGAAGGGCCGCTTCCACACTGGCCCCTACGAGGAACTCGACGGCGTCAGCGTCGACGAGTCCGAGATGGTCGACCTCATCAAGCAGGAAATCTCCCGGGAGACCCTGCTCGACATCGACCCGGACCTCTTCCTGATGGACCCGAACTGGCTGACGAACGTCTTCGAGATGACGGGCGAGGACGTCTCCTTCCTCGAAGAGCGCGCCGCGCCGTTCCTCGGGAACACCATCTTCCGGCGCACCGACTCGTGGCACGACTACGACTACTACACGCTGTACGGCGCCTTCGAGAAGGTCGCCGAAATCGTCCAAGAGCAGGAGCGCTACGAGGCGTTCAAGTCCTTCCACGACGACTACGTCGGACGCGTCGGCGAGAAAGTCCCGAGCGAGGGGCCGCGTGGCGCGCTCGTCTGGGGCGGCGCGAACAACCCCAAGTCGTTCTCGCCGTACCACCTCTCCGGCGAGGGCGCGAACAAGAAGTCCTTCCACGACCTGAACGTCCGGGACGTCATCGCGAACTCCGACGTGGAGGCGCTCTCCGAGGGCACGCGCTCGAAGGTAGACTACGAGACGCTGCTGGACCTCGACCCCGAGGTGCTGTTCGTGCGCGGCCACGAGGGCAAGTCCGCCGAGGAGTTCCAGAACACGGTCGTCTCGTTCATGCAGGACCACGAGGCGGCGAGTCGAATCACCGCCGTCGAGAACGGCGACGTCTACCGGGGTGGCCCCATCTTCATGGGCCCCATCCAGCACCTGTTCCTCACCGAGCGGTTCGCCACCGAACTCTACCCCGACCAGTTCTCCGGCGACCTCTTCGACCGCGACGAACTCGCCGGCATCGTCACGTCGTAA
- a CDS encoding MATE family efflux transporter — MIRLAWPMVVIQLLQVAYNLADTFWLGQLSGNAVAALSLAFPLVFFLISVGGGFTTAGSILVAQFTGADSEGSAGKVAGQTLGFVVSISAVLGVVGHFVTGDMLALLPADEETAAVVIPMAADYMEVFFLGMPALFGFFVFSSLMRGYGNTRTPMIVMFVSVAINVVLDPILIFGFADNPLFGMVGATGVQSSLYAATGFGGMGIEGAAIATIFARFVAAILGLYVLFFTTAGPDIELSHFTPDPAMISRIVRVGTPSAAEQSTSALAMITLTAMVASFAPGVVGAFGLGNRLISLVFLPAMGLGRATNTMVGQNLGAKQTERAERAVWLAAKFAAAVLFGIAVVAALFPRPVVSVFISPGSENAAAIVDYGSTYVRIRAVEFVFIGVLQVLLGAFRGAGNTKTAMAISMVTLWLGRVPTVYFFAFTLGWGATGIWVGMALGNIVGAIVAAAWFTRGTWKRTIVDTDSTAG, encoded by the coding sequence ATGATTCGGCTCGCGTGGCCGATGGTCGTCATCCAACTCCTGCAGGTCGCGTACAACCTCGCGGACACCTTCTGGCTCGGCCAACTCTCCGGGAACGCCGTCGCCGCGCTCTCGCTCGCGTTCCCGCTCGTGTTCTTCCTCATCTCCGTCGGCGGCGGCTTCACGACCGCCGGCTCGATTCTCGTCGCGCAGTTCACGGGCGCCGACAGCGAGGGCTCAGCGGGGAAAGTCGCCGGCCAGACGCTCGGTTTCGTCGTCAGCATCTCCGCGGTGCTCGGCGTCGTCGGTCACTTCGTCACCGGCGACATGCTCGCGTTGCTGCCCGCCGACGAGGAGACCGCCGCGGTCGTCATCCCGATGGCCGCCGACTACATGGAGGTGTTCTTCCTCGGGATGCCGGCGCTGTTCGGGTTCTTCGTGTTCTCGTCGCTGATGCGTGGCTACGGCAACACGCGCACGCCGATGATCGTGATGTTCGTCAGCGTCGCCATCAACGTCGTCCTCGACCCCATCCTCATCTTCGGGTTCGCCGACAACCCCCTGTTCGGGATGGTCGGCGCGACCGGCGTCCAGTCCTCGCTGTACGCCGCCACCGGCTTCGGCGGCATGGGCATCGAGGGCGCCGCCATCGCCACCATCTTCGCGCGGTTCGTCGCCGCCATCCTCGGGCTCTACGTCCTCTTCTTCACGACCGCCGGCCCCGACATCGAACTCTCGCATTTCACTCCCGACCCGGCGATGATATCCCGCATCGTCCGCGTCGGCACGCCGAGCGCCGCCGAACAGTCCACGAGCGCGCTCGCGATGATTACGCTCACCGCGATGGTCGCGTCGTTCGCGCCCGGCGTCGTCGGCGCGTTCGGCCTCGGGAACCGCCTCATCTCGCTCGTGTTCCTGCCCGCGATGGGGCTCGGCAGAGCGACGAACACGATGGTCGGTCAGAACCTCGGCGCGAAACAGACCGAGCGCGCCGAACGCGCCGTCTGGCTCGCCGCGAAGTTCGCCGCCGCCGTCCTGTTCGGCATCGCCGTCGTCGCCGCACTCTTCCCCCGGCCCGTCGTCTCCGTGTTCATCAGTCCGGGCTCGGAGAACGCCGCCGCCATCGTCGACTACGGTTCGACGTACGTTCGCATCCGCGCCGTCGAGTTCGTGTTCATCGGCGTCCTCCAGGTCCTGCTCGGCGCGTTCCGCGGCGCCGGCAACACCAAGACCGCGATGGCAATCTCGATGGTCACGCTGTGGCTCGGCCGCGTCCCCACCGTCTACTTCTTCGCGTTCACCCTCGGCTGGGGCGCCACCGGCATCTGGGTCGGCATGGCCCTCGGGAACATCGTCGGCGCCATCGTCGCCGCCGCGTGGTTCACGCGCGGCACGTGGAAACGCACCATCGTCGACACCGACTCGACCGCCGGGTGA
- a CDS encoding ABC transporter ATP-binding protein: MATEDSVFDQYRDRVDRPLVRLFREYGVPEWRYLALGMAANVVARVASLLPPLVLGAAIDSVFTGDAPYELPLVPANWLPATDAAQFEFSAVLIGASFVVTAVFTYAYGVTANLFAHRVMHDVRTDSFAKMQSLDMTFFDDKQTGEVMSVLNNDASNLEVFLDNALQNSARLVVMLAGIAAILVYENAQLAVVTLTAIPLMVVLTSWFMKRAEPRYERQRAAVGNLNTRLENSLAGVELVKTSAAEDHETERVTSASYRFFQDTMDVLRLSYVYRPGMELLAGISFAVTFAVGGSWLLYGAPGPLTGTLTPGAFVTFVFLTQRFVTPLAEVSNIVDQYENAKASSARVFGLMDVPAEVTDSDDATELEDVAGDVTYDDVTFGYDDEPVVDGVSFDADPGDTVALVGPTGAGKSTLCKLLLRMYDVDDGAVRVDGRDVREVTLDSLREHVGYVSQDTFLFDGTIAENVRYGEFDADRDAVVEAAKAADAHEFVTALPEGYDTEVGERGVKLSGGQRQRLAIARAVLHDPEILVLDEATSDVDTETERRIQDSLDDLAADRTAVVIAHRLSTVRDADRILVVEDGEVVERGAHDDLLDDGGRYADLWEVQAGQIQG, encoded by the coding sequence ATGGCCACGGAGGACAGCGTCTTCGACCAGTACCGCGACCGCGTCGACCGACCGCTCGTCCGCCTGTTCCGCGAGTACGGCGTGCCGGAGTGGCGCTACCTCGCGCTCGGGATGGCGGCGAACGTCGTCGCGCGGGTCGCCAGCCTCCTCCCGCCGCTCGTGCTCGGCGCCGCCATCGACAGCGTGTTCACGGGCGACGCGCCCTACGAACTCCCGCTCGTGCCGGCGAACTGGCTGCCCGCGACCGACGCCGCCCAGTTCGAGTTCTCCGCCGTCCTCATCGGCGCGTCGTTCGTCGTCACGGCGGTGTTCACGTACGCCTACGGCGTCACCGCGAACCTGTTCGCGCACCGCGTGATGCACGACGTGCGGACGGACTCGTTCGCGAAGATGCAGAGCCTCGACATGACGTTCTTCGACGACAAGCAGACCGGCGAAGTGATGTCGGTGCTGAACAACGACGCGTCGAACCTCGAAGTCTTCCTCGACAACGCGCTCCAGAACTCCGCGCGCCTCGTCGTGATGCTCGCCGGCATCGCCGCCATCCTGGTCTACGAGAACGCCCAGTTGGCCGTCGTCACGCTCACCGCGATTCCCCTGATGGTGGTGCTCACGTCGTGGTTCATGAAGCGCGCCGAACCCCGCTACGAGCGCCAGCGCGCCGCCGTCGGCAACCTCAACACGCGACTGGAGAACAGCCTCGCGGGCGTCGAACTCGTGAAGACGAGCGCCGCCGAGGACCACGAGACCGAGCGCGTCACGTCCGCGTCCTATCGCTTCTTCCAGGACACGATGGACGTGCTCCGGCTGAGTTACGTCTACCGGCCGGGGATGGAACTGCTCGCCGGCATCTCCTTCGCGGTGACGTTCGCCGTCGGCGGTTCGTGGCTCCTCTACGGCGCGCCCGGGCCGCTCACGGGGACGCTGACGCCCGGCGCGTTCGTGACGTTCGTGTTCCTCACCCAGCGGTTCGTCACGCCGCTCGCCGAGGTGTCGAACATCGTCGACCAGTACGAGAACGCGAAGGCCTCCTCGGCGCGCGTGTTCGGCCTGATGGACGTGCCCGCCGAGGTCACCGACAGCGACGACGCCACCGAACTCGAGGACGTGGCGGGCGACGTCACCTACGACGACGTTACGTTCGGCTACGACGACGAGCCGGTCGTCGACGGCGTCTCTTTCGACGCCGACCCCGGCGACACGGTGGCGCTCGTCGGGCCGACCGGCGCCGGGAAGTCCACGCTCTGCAAACTCCTCTTGCGGATGTACGACGTGGACGACGGCGCCGTCCGCGTCGACGGCCGCGACGTGCGCGAGGTCACGCTCGACAGCCTCCGCGAGCACGTCGGCTACGTCAGCCAGGACACCTTCCTCTTCGACGGCACTATCGCCGAAAACGTCCGGTACGGCGAGTTCGACGCCGACCGCGACGCCGTGGTCGAGGCGGCGAAGGCGGCGGACGCCCACGAGTTCGTCACGGCCCTCCCCGAGGGCTACGACACCGAGGTCGGGGAGCGCGGCGTGAAACTCTCCGGCGGGCAGCGCCAGCGCCTCGCCATCGCCCGCGCCGTCCTCCACGACCCCGAGATTCTGGTCCTCGACGAAGCCACGAGCGACGTGGACACCGAGACCGAGCGCCGGATTCAGGACAGCCTCGACGACCTCGCCGCCGACCGCACCGCCGTCGTCATCGCTCACCGCCTCTCCACGGTCCGGGACGCCGACCGGATTCTCGTCGTCGAGGACGGCGAAGTCGTCGAACGCGGCGCCCACGACGACCTGCTGGACGACGGCGGCCGGTACGCCGACCTCTGGGAGGTGCAGGCCGGACAGATTCAGGGATAG
- a CDS encoding DJ-1/PfpI family protein → MDVAILLYEGFDELDAVAPYEVFRTAGEFGGDIDATMRTLVPAERVTASHGLTVEPDDVLLGVPDLVLVPGGGWNDRGEAGTRAEVEDGTLPERLHTLHDGGAEIASVCTGAMLLAEAGLLDGRPATTHESAKADLAEYDVDVRDDRVVDDGTILTAGGVTSGIDLALHLVERECSPGLAEKVADEIEYESGY, encoded by the coding sequence ATGGACGTCGCGATACTGCTGTACGAGGGGTTCGACGAGTTGGACGCCGTCGCGCCCTACGAGGTGTTCCGGACGGCCGGCGAGTTCGGCGGCGACATCGACGCCACGATGCGCACGCTCGTACCCGCCGAGCGCGTGACCGCGAGCCACGGCCTCACGGTCGAGCCGGACGACGTGTTGCTCGGCGTGCCCGACCTCGTGTTGGTTCCGGGCGGCGGGTGGAACGACCGCGGCGAGGCCGGCACGCGCGCCGAAGTCGAAGACGGCACGCTCCCCGAGCGCCTGCACACGCTCCACGACGGCGGCGCCGAAATCGCGTCGGTCTGCACGGGCGCAATGCTCCTCGCGGAAGCCGGCCTGCTCGACGGCCGCCCCGCCACCACCCACGAGTCCGCGAAAGCCGACCTCGCCGAGTACGACGTGGACGTGCGCGACGACCGCGTCGTGGACGACGGCACGATTCTCACCGCGGGTGGCGTCACGTCGGGCATCGACCTCGCGCTCCACCTCGTCGAGCGCGAGTGCTCGCCCGGCCTCGCCGAGAAAGTCGCCGACGAAATCGAGTACGAGTCTGGGTACTGA
- a CDS encoding 2Fe-2S iron-sulfur cluster-binding protein, with protein sequence MVDTLGLVFGLGMALTLVVLHFFKGTSKPVPEDIAQEVLEQRASTVPETDFPEPYNRSIGGGGAAGAVAGGAEGELEDSEEEDEGFDPSSIADDEVEYYEIEYVKEGETIEVANNETILDAGEDEGWDLPYACRQGQCLSCGGRVASGEDSHDFVQHSNNETLSDDEMEKGYMLTCTAYPTASFSVETDETP encoded by the coding sequence ATGGTAGACACACTGGGGCTGGTCTTCGGCCTCGGGATGGCGCTCACCCTCGTCGTGCTCCACTTCTTCAAGGGCACGTCGAAGCCCGTCCCGGAGGACATCGCACAGGAGGTCCTCGAACAGCGGGCTTCCACGGTGCCCGAGACGGACTTCCCCGAGCCGTACAACCGCTCCATCGGCGGTGGCGGCGCGGCCGGCGCCGTCGCGGGCGGCGCAGAGGGAGAACTCGAAGACAGCGAAGAGGAAGACGAGGGCTTCGACCCGTCCTCGATAGCCGACGACGAAGTCGAGTACTACGAAATCGAGTACGTCAAAGAGGGCGAGACCATCGAGGTCGCGAACAACGAGACCATCCTCGACGCCGGCGAAGACGAGGGCTGGGACCTCCCGTACGCGTGCCGCCAGGGGCAGTGTCTCTCCTGCGGTGGTCGCGTCGCCAGCGGCGAGGACTCCCACGACTTCGTCCAGCACTCGAACAACGAGACGCTGAGCGACGACGAGATGGAGAAGGGGTACATGCTGACGTGTACCGCGTACCCGACCGCGTCGTTCTCCGTCGAGACCGACGAGACGCCGTAG